DNA from Apostichopus japonicus isolate 1M-3 chromosome 15, ASM3797524v1, whole genome shotgun sequence:
AGTATACCCTTGCCAGTTTCACTCTTTGTACGATGGAtgggtaaaaaagaaaaaaaatccctcTGGTTTTCTAATTGTTTACTTTTATCACCGCCTAAGAAGCCGTTTGACATCCATGTTGGTCTTGTCTATCTTGTTGTCTACTCTGTTGGTTTTTCCGGTTATTCTTTCGATGTCGGCGTTCTGGTCGTCTAGCTCGCTGCCCAGACCCGAGGCTAGCCCCTTTAACCGAGACAAGCCTGAAGATAGTTCATCTGGAAATTTaaggaaaaacaacaataaaatgagaaagaTCCGAGTTTGGAGAGATGTTTTAGCACATTTTTAAAGCCTGCACTGTAACAACTTTTAAACCTTTTCTTTATATACTTATTTcgattttttaacttttaaacttGTAAGAATACACagcaaaaaatatacaaaatctGAGTTTTACACTGTCAAGTTAAACAAACCGATAAAAACCAATTGAACATTTTCAAAAGTTATTATTAATTCTTTGGCTTTGAATATAGTATGCTATAGGCCAATGTCATATcatggaaaaaaagaaaacaaaacaagtggAAAAGCTAAAGGGGTGTGGGAgaagggaaggggggaggaggggggtgagTATCGTGAAAACAAAGAACTTACTAACCTTACAATACATTCTTTCAAGTTACTTACTTGAAATAACCTTAATGTTTATTTAActtttcattaatatttattgttcacaattttacaagttttgtatatttgatgtatttttttttttttatgcttttCAACTATTTTGCTTTTCAATTGTGTATACGTCTTACCCCCTAAGGGTAGGGTAGGGTGAGGTACGGTAGAAGGGGATTCCGAAGACATTCAAAGGTCGATGCCCGTTTTATTAACGACAcgttttatataatatatactcgTTCTATTAAGAACAGGACAATTAAAAGGGGCAAAATTTGACCACAGGACACTGCTTGCAGTATAACAACAATTAATCCTAAACAGCTAAAAGCACTTTACCTAGATTTTCATCCAGCTGGGAATCAAAAGCAGCCATGCCGGACTGCTGACTGCGCTGTTGCTTCTGTTGATTGTAAGGTAGGTTCCTCATCCCTGGATGGTTTTCcatcctctccttcctcctctctTCATCTCTCTGATCATTGGACTGATTTTTATCAAGGTATGACTTCAGcttgctctctctctcttcggCCACCGGTTCCACGTTCTCGTTCTTGCGGCTGAAATAGTTTCTAAACCCCCCGAACACACTCTTGATGGACGTTATGTGTCGCTGAGATGCGGTTAGGTCGCTGTCTATCTTGTCCAGTCTCCGTTCCGTTCTTCTCAGCTGCTCACCTTGGCTCATAAGTTCCTGCAATCAGAGAAATGGGAAGATGTATCGGAAATCTTGGCCAGCCTTAGATGATTATTACAACTGAAACACTTCCCACACAGACCAGTCTGTTTTCTCCTTGTGCGATAATTTTGCGATTAAAGATTATATAAACTACAGGGCTTTATTTAGAATTCATTGCAACGCATTTTGACAACTTTCTGACACCTCCACTTTCCCTAAAATCAAAGAACATCACAGATAAAATAGGTCGTTTTCTGACTGCCCTCTTACACCATGTAATGGAGATTGCAAGAGATATAATGATATACATATCATTATACAGTGACTTGTGTTTTTTACGGTGAAACAATCACAAATTGGTTGAAGTGAGTCCTGACCTAAGTCTCATAAACAATAGaaatttactgtaaatttaTCTAATTAATTTATCGATAATTTCATCCGTTTCTTCCCCTTTTcataatttgtgataatttCTCTGTTTGGCAGTGAGTCTTTAAAATGTCCATGGTCCTCCAATCTGCCAGTTTCTAATTTACATTCTTACATGTTTTATGTAATCTAGCTTCAAATCAGTAGGTGATACTGTAGACTAGAAAGAATTTACTTGGGAATTTGTGTAGGCCTAGCCTGTTAATACCTCTTTAAGGAATGAATGAACTCTATTGTACACTTGTGTAGGCCTAGGCAACTAACACTTCTATAAGGTATGAATGAAATCTACTGTACATTTGTCTAGGCCCACTAACACCTActaaaactactgtacatttgTGTTGGCCTAGGCAACTACTGTAACACTTCTGTAGGGAATGAATGAAAACTTCATGACATGGCTTTATTTAGAATTCATTGCAACATATTTTGACAACTTCCTGACACCTCCACTTTCCCTAAAATCAAAGAACATCACAGATAAAATAGGTCGTTTTCTGACCGCCctcttaaggcccggtcacactataccgattttttatcggaatactatccgattttcccggggaatcgaaacagccagtttttcgttcgggtcttctagccactgtgataaaggacctgatttgctatctgttgagccattccgatgtggaatagccctctcctaacttttgatattaactccgtttccttttatcggatagctatccgatttctcttacGATTTTTATCggttttcgatgtgacgtcacttcagaatgtagtcagtttcagaacccctcagatttggagtaggtattcgaatattccactgcattcattacattcactaccacaaacctcactcttcggcctaaaatcggaaaaatgggaccgtattccgataaaatatcgctgtagtgtgaccgggcctttacacCTTGTAATGGAGATTGCAAGAGATAGACAAAGTGACATTTTCCTCTTCAGACTACTCTGTTCTGCACTACAAAGTCCCCCAACACAAGAGGATGATCTATTCAATTTAACAAATATGGTAAATAAGTGTAACAGTAAACACACTTCATCATGTAAATTTCTATATGGTACTGAACAGTAATTTGTAGTACTCACGCTTATACTGTatgacctacagtactgtattgtactgcacATGTTACCAGTAGGTACCCTTCAAATTTCGAAGTTGACCAAATGCACAAATTTATGCAACATGATATAAGTAACCTTTCTCCGAGATTAAGTCTGTCAGCATGCCTCTGCAACTAGAATCTAAATTTGTGTCTGGTATTGTGtaatttgttacaatttttgCTAAAAGAAAGCCGATCAAAGTCCCCTGCAGATGAGACAGTCCCACAGTTTATGGCTTCACATGATACATGATTGCATTATGACTCACAACAGTGTTATTATTCTGAAAACTAATCCACAGTAGTGGGACTAAATTTTAAGTCAAACACTAATGAATGCGTATAAACCATTCATTCAAATAATTTGCATCATAATTAGAATTTCTAAATATTCTTGCAATTGTGCTAAGTACTTGGTACTGTCTTGggttatgtatgtgtgtgttctGATCATCATGAATACACAGTACGTCTATATCAagtaattttcaaattatttccgACGAAAAGGCTAGAGAAGAGATATTGGTTGGCGCAAAGGAACAGACAGAATCAAATCTTCACCATACCTAGACTGATATTGGTATTAAGGCCTTAATGGCCTGCATACCAGATTAGTTCACAACTgtaagtcaattttttttttgcatgccAGATTTGGCCAGTGGGCCACCTACTAAGAACTCTTGCAATGTCTGTTGATACAACCCCTGTCAACTCTATAATTCAAAAGGATCTTTTGCCAGAAAATGAAAACGAATATATCTTTTAGTCTCACTCACTTGTGCTGTTTCGTTGCCTATATCTTCTGATTCGTAGACCAAGCCTAACGAGCGATTCGAGCTGTCTAATatgttctttttcttctgttctATTTGCTGCTGGAGATGAACCTTGGCGTTTGTTTTGTTATCATCTTCAAAGTCATACGTGCCAAAACCAGAGGTGTCGACATTTCCAGAACTACTGCCGTCAAAGTTATAATTAGCAAAATCGTCTCTGCCGTCCGATGAGAATGGATTCATGGTTTCACACTGGATGAACACCGCAGATAAAGTAGGACTGGTTATTTGTTAACAGCTTCGCTCTGaaataaaaaaccaaaattttatttttagcaGTGACTCATCTGATGATATGATACTGCAGTTAAACCTGAACTTTCTTCATCTTTGATTTCAACAACATTGTTGAACCCTCCCTTTAAAGAACGCTTTATTGTAAAAACTTGTGTCATCTCTTCTTAAAGTCAAAATTCTTGCTGGTAGAAAAATTGACCTCCTCATGAAAGATGAGAACCTCTTGAAAATAtaggtaggcctacagtacagtaaaaaaaatatcatactgCTACAGATAATATGCCCTAACATTGCAGGAATAAGGCCCCTCCTTTGTTTCTGTTGACATAGCAACCAAATATTATGGGTCAAGGAGGTGGAGGATGGATCACAGCGAGTAACAAAATCCATtctgacctactgtactgtacattgtacacCTGTAGACTGGTTTATTCCTCTACAGAGATATTCTGGGTGGTTGAAGTTGATTGCAAATATAATTTGCAGGCTATTTCTGCCATCATAGCATTTCATATGGCAAAGATATAAAAActgtgatgtacagtatatcacttGCCAGTAAATatattagggatgcaccggatatccggtccggccagactatccggccggatagtgagcaattatccggttccggccggatatttttcaaaatccagccggatctttttcaaaatctggctgGATCTTTttaaaatctggcctgaattattccttaaaaaggtgttggtattaacttaaatcaatgtaaaatatttccaaaaattaatgaaaacattcaaagtaaggaaaaattaggtttaacatgtttaatttaaccttctttataatatgcatatacctcacctaagatttgctccttgtttcatacttctacttcttattaatgattttcttttgtgtaatcaaaaaatccggttccggccggatttcatgtactatccggcaaaatccggttccggccggatccaaaaatgtggatccggtgcatccctaaaaTATATTCCAGTAAATTGCCAAGTTTTTAAGTTTCTAACATTTGTTATGCATATGTAGGGTGTGTCGGTATACCGATATTAAAGGTATGCTGGTAATTTCCTTCATACCCATACTGACGGTTTTGAAATCTGTCATCAACGAATACACCGAAAATACCAGGTATATCCGAAACAACCTTGAATACCGGTAAAAATAATACATTAAAAAACCGACCCAGACAATACACGCAAACACGAGGATACCGATATTCCCGCTGCTACTGTTTATCGTGTATACCTTACCACTCCCCTTAAGTAGTCATAAACTGTAAACATTCTTACTACACAACCTTAGCCCTTGCAACTGTTGCTTGTACTGTACCGAGCAAAAGGTCAACGAAGGGACACACAGATATGTTTCTTGCATTTTCACCTTCAAAAATGGTTTACGCCTAATCAGCCAATCACAAGCACAGAAGGGATACATTTACAAATGATAATGTGAAACAGTCTACGTacggattggggggggggaggtacagAATACAGCACCTGTTGGAGGTTTTGAAACAAATGCTTCACTAAGAAAAAGGGATAGGATGGCATGTGTGTTAGGGCTGTGCATTAACGTTTAACAATCTAAACGCTTAAACGTTTCGTTTAAACGTGACCTCGATCGAGGTCCGTAAAAATCGAGCTACATGAAATATA
Protein-coding regions in this window:
- the LOC139981693 gene encoding synaptosomal-associated protein 29-like, with the translated sequence MNPFSSDGRDDFANYNFDGSSSGNVDTSGFGTYDFEDDNKTNAKVHLQQQIEQKKKNILDSSNRSLGLVYESEDIGNETAQELMSQGEQLRRTERRLDKIDSDLTASQRHITSIKSVFGGFRNYFSRKNENVEPVAEERESKLKSYLDKNQSNDQRDEERRKERMENHPGMRNLPYNQQKQQRSQQSGMAAFDSQLDENLDELSSGLSRLKGLASGLGSELDDQNADIERITGKTNRVDNKIDKTNMDVKRLLRR